The following are from one region of the Paenibacillus protaetiae genome:
- a CDS encoding LLM class flavin-dependent oxidoreductase, with amino-acid sequence MSIRLSILDQSPVYPGDTPHDSLQRTVKLAQKAEELGYKRFWVSEHHDTDLLAGSSPEVLISYLLARTERIRVGSGGIMLQHYSPYKVAENFNVLASLAPGRVDLGIGRAPGGFPRSTQALQQGVTEKQPLESKLAQLEQYLQGPLGEGHELEGLKAAPITGEPASIYLLGTSPGSAELAAEGGRAYVFAQFINSDPEAARTAFDLYRSKFKGEKPLAILAISAIVADTDEEAAELAGEFKNVKLLLEDGRKINVGSVEQAEAFAKQAGLSYTVEVRDADITKGSKETVRRRLLELQAAYGVDEFIVTNAVKDFDKRVRSYELLSEAFAELAVEG; translated from the coding sequence ATGTCCATTCGTTTAAGCATTTTGGATCAAAGTCCGGTTTATCCGGGGGATACGCCGCATGATTCGCTGCAGCGTACCGTCAAGCTGGCGCAAAAGGCGGAAGAGCTTGGCTATAAGCGCTTCTGGGTATCCGAGCATCACGATACCGACTTGCTGGCCGGTTCTTCGCCGGAGGTGCTGATCTCCTATTTGCTCGCCCGGACGGAACGGATCCGGGTAGGTTCCGGCGGCATTATGCTGCAGCATTACAGCCCGTACAAAGTAGCGGAAAACTTTAATGTGCTGGCCTCCTTGGCGCCGGGACGGGTGGATTTGGGCATCGGCCGGGCGCCGGGCGGTTTTCCGCGCTCGACACAGGCGCTGCAGCAGGGCGTGACCGAGAAGCAGCCGCTCGAAAGCAAGCTTGCGCAGCTGGAGCAATATTTGCAAGGCCCGCTTGGGGAAGGCCATGAGCTGGAAGGCTTGAAGGCAGCGCCGATTACCGGAGAGCCGGCATCCATTTATTTGCTTGGCACAAGTCCGGGCAGCGCGGAGCTGGCGGCTGAAGGCGGACGCGCTTATGTGTTTGCGCAGTTCATCAACAGCGATCCCGAAGCGGCTCGCACCGCTTTTGACCTGTACCGCTCCAAATTTAAAGGCGAGAAGCCGCTTGCGATCCTGGCCATTTCGGCAATCGTCGCGGATACGGACGAAGAAGCGGCGGAGCTGGCCGGCGAATTCAAGAACGTGAAGCTGCTGCTGGAGGACGGCCGCAAAATCAATGTCGGCTCGGTCGAGCAGGCGGAAGCGTTCGCGAAACAAGCAGGCTTGTCTTATACTGTTGAAGTACGGGACGCCGACATTACGAAAGGCTCGAAGGAAACCGTTCGCCGCAGGCTTCTGGAGCTCCAGGCCGCTTACGGCGTTGACGAGTTTATCGTAACGAACGCTGTGAAAGATTTCGATAAACGGGTTCGTTCTTATGAACTGCTTAGCGAAGCTTTTGCCGAGCTGGCGGTCGAGGGGTAA
- a CDS encoding amino acid ABC transporter ATP-binding protein, with amino-acid sequence MIKLQGIRKSFGRHEVLSGIDLEVKKGEVVAILGPSGSGKTTLLRCINFLERPGAGTIAIGSSQVDCAHIGKKDIHELRLKTAMVFQNYNLFRHKTALENVMEGLVVVRKLPKEEARQLSVQMLEKVGLGAKLDAYPSQLSGGQQQRVGIARALALNPEVILFDEPTSALDPELVGEVLDVIRQIAREGITMIVVTHEMGFAREVANHVVFMDGGVIVEEGAPQDIFNTPKEERTKQFLKRITPELTYSI; translated from the coding sequence ATGATTAAGCTGCAAGGGATTCGCAAGTCTTTCGGCAGGCACGAGGTGCTGTCCGGCATTGATCTGGAAGTGAAGAAAGGCGAAGTCGTCGCGATACTCGGGCCAAGCGGTTCGGGCAAAACGACGCTGCTGCGCTGCATCAACTTCCTGGAGCGTCCGGGCGCCGGCACGATTGCTATCGGCAGCAGCCAGGTGGACTGCGCGCATATCGGTAAAAAAGATATTCATGAGCTGCGTCTCAAGACGGCTATGGTATTCCAGAACTACAATCTATTCCGCCACAAAACGGCGCTGGAAAATGTGATGGAAGGGCTGGTTGTTGTCCGGAAGCTTCCGAAGGAGGAAGCGCGGCAGCTTAGCGTGCAAATGCTGGAGAAGGTGGGGCTTGGCGCCAAGCTGGACGCTTACCCGAGCCAGCTGTCCGGCGGCCAGCAGCAGCGCGTTGGCATCGCCCGCGCACTGGCGCTGAACCCGGAAGTGATTTTGTTCGACGAGCCGACTTCTGCGCTCGACCCTGAGCTGGTCGGCGAAGTGCTCGATGTGATCCGGCAAATCGCCCGTGAAGGCATTACGATGATTGTCGTGACGCATGAGATGGGCTTCGCGAGAGAGGTTGCGAACCATGTTGTGTTTATGGACGGGGGCGTCATTGTCGAGGAAGGCGCGCCGCAGGATATTTTTAATACGCCAAAAGAAGAGCGCACGAAGCAGTTTCTGAAGCGGATAACGCCGGAACTGACTTATTCGATATAA
- a CDS encoding amidohydrolase produces the protein MANHETLQHNWTDETLHAKLVAVRRQLHAHPELSNEEFETTKAIRGWLSEAGIRILELPLQTGVVAEIGSGTPIVALRGDIDALPVEEQTGLPFASTVPGKMHACGHDFHTASLLGAAYLLKQREEELAGTVRLIFQPAEEKAQGAKKVIAAGALEGVQAIYGLHNKPDLPVGTVGIKAGPLMAAADGFLVEVKGVGTHAAVPDAGVDPIVAAAHIVTQLQSIVSRNVSPLESAVVSVTRINSGTSWNVISDKAVMDGTVRTFEESVRSRVQERFKQVVDGVAAAAGTTASLRWIEGPPPVNNDAQLAEWAAEAAEAAGLQVVTPTPSSAGEDFSFYQKEVPGVFLFIGTDGPQEWHHPAFDLDEKALPGTANLFATLAEHALHKLRSNQS, from the coding sequence ATGGCAAACCATGAAACGTTGCAGCACAACTGGACGGACGAGACGCTGCATGCGAAGCTTGTTGCGGTACGCCGCCAGCTGCATGCCCATCCCGAATTGTCCAACGAGGAATTCGAAACGACAAAAGCGATTCGCGGCTGGCTGAGCGAAGCCGGCATCCGCATCTTAGAGCTGCCTCTGCAAACTGGCGTAGTTGCCGAAATCGGCAGCGGAACGCCGATTGTCGCTCTGCGGGGCGATATCGACGCGCTGCCGGTCGAAGAGCAGACCGGACTGCCTTTTGCATCGACGGTTCCGGGCAAAATGCATGCTTGCGGCCATGATTTCCATACAGCATCCCTATTAGGTGCCGCGTATTTGCTGAAGCAGCGGGAAGAGGAGCTTGCCGGCACGGTAAGGCTTATTTTCCAGCCTGCTGAAGAAAAAGCGCAAGGCGCTAAAAAAGTAATTGCCGCCGGCGCGCTGGAAGGCGTGCAGGCGATCTACGGGCTTCACAACAAGCCGGATTTGCCGGTTGGCACCGTAGGCATTAAAGCGGGTCCGCTTATGGCGGCGGCCGACGGCTTTCTGGTGGAAGTAAAAGGCGTCGGCACGCACGCAGCGGTGCCGGATGCCGGCGTTGACCCGATTGTAGCGGCAGCCCACATCGTGACGCAGCTGCAGTCGATCGTCAGCCGCAATGTGAGCCCGCTGGAAAGCGCTGTTGTCAGCGTAACGCGCATTAACAGCGGCACGTCCTGGAACGTTATTTCCGACAAAGCCGTCATGGACGGCACGGTCCGCACCTTCGAGGAATCGGTGCGCAGCCGCGTGCAGGAGCGGTTCAAGCAGGTGGTGGACGGCGTTGCGGCCGCAGCCGGCACAACAGCGTCGCTTCGCTGGATTGAAGGCCCGCCTCCCGTCAACAATGATGCGCAGCTCGCGGAGTGGGCGGCAGAAGCGGCGGAGGCGGCCGGTCTCCAAGTAGTGACGCCAACGCCGTCTTCTGCCGGAGAAGATTTTTCGTTTTATCAGAAAGAGGTGCCGGGCGTGTTCCTGTTTATCGGGACGGACGGCCCGCAGGAGTGGCATCATCCGGCATTCGATCTGGATGAAAAAGCGCTGCCGGGCACGGCAAATCTGTTTGCAACGCTTGCGGAGCATGCGCTTCACAAGCTTCGCTCCAATCAATCGTGA